One Diadema setosum chromosome 8, eeDiaSeto1, whole genome shotgun sequence genomic window carries:
- the LOC140231625 gene encoding hydroxyacylglutathione hydrolase, mitochondrial-like isoform X2: MKITILSALEDNYMYLLVDEATKKAAIVDPVNPEKVLKAVQEEGVKLTTVLTTHHHWDHAGGNEELVKLFSGGSLLVCGGDDRIGALNKKVGEGDQLQIGSLKVTCMFTPCHTTGHICYYVRGESSETPAVFTGDTLFLSACGRFFEGTPQQMHTALIEKLSSLPSNTNVYCGHEYSVASLKYALHVEPNNPAVKKKLEWAQDQRSRQLPTVPSTIEEEKSYNPFMRVGEKSIQDYVGCTDPIETMGALRKDKNGFKAK; encoded by the exons ATGAAGATCACTATTCTCTCTGCCCTAGAGgacaactacatgtatctctTGGTTGATGAAGCAACCAAAAAGGCAGCTATTGTGGATCCTGTCAATCCCGAAAAG GTATTGAAGGCTGTTCAAGAGGAAGGTGTGAAGTTAACAACTGTTTTGACCACTCACCACCACTG GGACCATGCAGGGGGCAACGAGGAGCTAGTGAAGCTTTTTTCTGGAGGATCCTTGCTGGTATGTGGAGGGGATGACCGCATCGGAGCCCTCAACAAGAAAGTTGGTGAAGGAGATCAATTACAG ATTGGATCCCTGAAAGTGACTTGCATGTTCACCCCTTGCCACACAACTGGACACATCTGTTACTATGTTAGAGGAGAGTCTTCAGAAACACCTGCTGTCTTTACAG GTGATACTCTGTTCTTGTCTGCCTGTGGAAGGTTCTTTGAAGGCACGCCGCAGCAAATGCACACCGCCCTGATTGAAAAACTTAGCAGTCTGCCAAGCAACACCAATGTGTACTgtggtcatgaatattcagtGGCCAGCTTGAAATACGCCCTACATGTGGAACCTAACAATCCAGCTGTGAAGAAAAAGCTAGAATGGGCACAG GATCAGAGGAGCAGACAGCTGCCGACAGTTCCATCAACCATTGAAGAGGAGAAATCCTACAATCCGTTCATGAGAGTTGG GGAGAAATCCATACAGGACTACGTTGGCTGTACAGATCCCATCGAAACTATGGGGGCACTTCGCAAGGACAAAAACGGCTTTAAAGCAAAGTGA